The window AGCGGAAACGCCCGAACTGAAACGCAGCCGCCTGGCGCTCTGCCACCTAACCGCCGGCACGCTGCAACTTGGATTGAAGCTGCTCGGGATCAAAGTCGTCGAAAAAATGTAGCCGCTCGATGCCGGTCGCTGAAAAAAATCGTTGCAAGGGTCGCCGCAGCGCGCTAGACTCATTTGCGGTGCGGCCATTTCCTCATCGAGCGACTCCGCTTTACAGATGGCCGACTTGTGCTTTGCGATTATCGACGTGGGCGTTTGCGTGCGGTCTGGAAGGTAGCATTCCTCGGCAGCGGTCGCTGGATGCTGCATTGCACTGGCATGGCGCTCGCAGTTTGGCGCGTGTTAAATGGCTGACGGCATACGGAGTATGCCTGCTACGTAGCAGGCACACTCCGTGTGCCGATGGCGATGCTGATTACGCTCCCGCCGGACATCAGTAGTGATTTCAGGCATTATCAAAACCAAAATCGGCTGCTAGCCGCACATGCCCACGCGCAGCCGCGGGCATGGCACCCGGTTCCGAATATACCGATTGGAGTGTCAAAACCCATTTGCCCGAACGACGGGCAATAGGAGGCCGACCATGGTCACCGCGCAACGGACTCTCACGATCAATGCCGCGTTTCTCCAGGAGATCAAGGAGGATAACCGCGAATTGCGGCAACTTTTGGAAGAAACCGGGGGATTGTTGGCGCGGCCGCACGAGGCCGGAATCGAATTGCGGCGGGTCGCCAGGCTGCTCGGCAAGCTCCGCGATCAATTGGCGATGCACTTTTCGCTGGAAGAAGCCTATGGCTATTTCGATGACGGCATCGACGTTGCCCCGCGTTTGAGCCGCCGGGCCGAGGCGTTGCGGTCGCAACATCCGCGGCTATTTGTGGCCCTTTGCGATTTGGTCGAGGAGGCGGAGCAATTGGTCTACCACGAACGGCCCCTCGGCGCCGGTGATCTGGCGAGCGGCTTCGCGCGATTTCATCGCCAATTCCAGCAGCACGAAGCGGAGGAAATTTCGCTGGTGGTGCAGATGTTCAACGAAGAAATCGGCGGCGGCGATTAACACCAGTGGTTCGAGCAAGAAAACCACCGATCACACGGATGACACGGATTGAGGAAATTCAGTCTTTGCATCATCCGTGTGATCCGTGGTTGTTCCTCTATTTCTTGGATTTGCCGTGTGCCCCTGGTTTTGCCGGCGGAGCCAGCGGCACACGATTGGTCGTGGCACTGCAACGCGCGAAACCGCAAGCGAAATGGCTGCCGGACTACGATGGCGCGAATTTGCCGGCTTCCCGGGTGAAGCAGAGGAGGCAGATGTCGTCGCTCTGGGGGCTGCCGCAGGTGAATTGTTCGACGTCGCCCATCAGTTGCCGGCCCAAGGTTTCTACGTCTCGGGCACCCCGGGCCAAGAGGCGTTCGATGCCCTTCGTGCCGTAGAACGTTCCCTTCGGGTTCGTCGCCTCGCTGATCCCGTCGGTATACATCACGATCACATCTTCCGGCTCGAGCACGACCGACGAGGCGGCGTAAACCTGATTCGGATCGTAACCCAGCGGCGGACCCGATTCGGCCACCCCCAGCGGCTCGACCGCGCCCGATCGCCGATGCCGCAATAGCGGCGGCATGTGCCCCGCGTTTACGAGCGTCAGCATTTGCTCCTTTGGATCGAGCACGCCCATCAGAAACGTGATGAACATATCGCCCAGGGCG of the Pirellulales bacterium genome contains:
- a CDS encoding hemerythrin domain-containing protein; this encodes MVTAQRTLTINAAFLQEIKEDNRELRQLLEETGGLLARPHEAGIELRRVARLLGKLRDQLAMHFSLEEAYGYFDDGIDVAPRLSRRAEALRSQHPRLFVALCDLVEEAEQLVYHERPLGAGDLASGFARFHRQFQQHEAEEISLVVQMFNEEIGGGD